In Halanaeroarchaeum sp. HSR-CO, one DNA window encodes the following:
- a CDS encoding pyridoxal-phosphate dependent enzyme has protein sequence MAASLVCPDCGETYDAGPGEPWQCTCGHPLDFAERPLPDGPPETLGVARGLWAFEDFLPIEPHVTLGEGWTPLADAPAWDATFKLEYVLPSGSFKDRGATATLSRAVELGVDRVVEDSSGNAGAAIAQYAARAGVEADIYVPAGAKESKLKAIRRVGATPVPIEGTRQDVTDACVAAVEAGDAWYASHAWNPAFFAGTATFAVELAAQRDWSVPDAVVVPLGHGTLFLGAYRGFTALRDAGWTDSVPRLLGVQAAGVAPIAAALNEDADGPINDVADGIQITDPVRQKQILDAVDDTGGDAIAIGEAATEAALTALHERGFYVEPTSAIAVAGLEAYRERGVLSTDDDVVVPLTGSGLKY, from the coding sequence ATGGCCGCCTCGCTCGTCTGCCCAGATTGCGGCGAGACCTACGACGCGGGGCCCGGAGAGCCCTGGCAGTGCACCTGCGGCCACCCACTGGACTTCGCGGAGCGACCGCTCCCCGACGGTCCGCCGGAGACGCTCGGCGTCGCCCGCGGCCTCTGGGCGTTCGAGGACTTCCTGCCGATCGAACCGCACGTCACGCTCGGCGAGGGGTGGACGCCGCTGGCCGACGCACCAGCCTGGGACGCGACGTTCAAACTCGAGTACGTCTTGCCCTCCGGGAGTTTCAAGGACCGGGGCGCGACGGCCACCCTCTCCCGCGCGGTCGAACTCGGCGTCGACCGCGTCGTCGAGGACTCTTCCGGTAACGCAGGGGCCGCCATCGCCCAGTACGCCGCGCGTGCGGGCGTCGAAGCCGACATCTACGTCCCCGCCGGGGCCAAGGAATCGAAACTGAAGGCCATCAGGCGGGTCGGCGCGACGCCGGTCCCCATCGAGGGCACACGGCAGGACGTGACCGACGCCTGCGTCGCCGCCGTCGAGGCGGGTGACGCCTGGTACGCGAGCCACGCCTGGAACCCGGCCTTTTTCGCAGGGACCGCGACGTTCGCCGTCGAACTGGCCGCCCAGCGTGACTGGTCGGTCCCGGACGCGGTCGTCGTCCCCCTCGGGCACGGCACCCTCTTCCTGGGTGCCTACCGGGGCTTCACGGCCCTCCGGGACGCCGGGTGGACTGACTCCGTCCCGCGACTGCTGGGAGTGCAGGCGGCCGGCGTCGCACCCATCGCGGCTGCACTCAATGAGGACGCCGATGGACCGATCAACGACGTGGCGGACGGCATCCAGATCACCGACCCCGTTCGCCAGAAGCAGATCCTCGACGCCGTCGACGACACGGGCGGCGACGCCATCGCCATCGGCGAGGCGGCGACCGAAGCTGCACTGACCGCGCTCCACGAGCGTGGGTTCTACGTCGAGCCGACGAGCGCGATCGCCGTGGCCGGGCTCGAAGCCTA
- a CDS encoding citrate/2-methylcitrate synthase: MTSEQIHKGLDGVVIDESELSRVFGDEGRLVFRGYDIDEIAENGDFEETLYLMWYGELPTESEYSAFASSLAEQRTVPDEIMEMLADLAAADQHPMGALQAAVAALAGYDDNVEVDPENDLDGVVEMGQSIAAKLATITAAYNRLREGKEPVEPREDLSHAANFLYMLHGEEPDQAHVEAMDTALQIHMEHGTNASTFTTRVIASTLANPYEAVAGGIGALSGPLHGGANEDVLNMLGEIDESGADVGDWIDSRLDEGGVVYGYGHRVYNVKDPRAYILQEHAETLIGEDGGDDKWYKLAREVESHMDSLGLEEKGIAPNVDFFSGTVYKQMQIPTDIYTNLFTMSRIGGWIGHIIEQYEDNRIIRPRARYVGDVDNDWTPLDAR, translated from the coding sequence ATGACTTCCGAGCAGATTCACAAGGGGCTCGACGGCGTGGTCATCGACGAGTCCGAACTCAGTCGCGTCTTCGGCGACGAGGGCCGCCTCGTCTTCCGCGGGTACGATATCGACGAGATCGCGGAGAACGGCGACTTCGAGGAGACGCTGTACCTGATGTGGTACGGCGAGTTGCCGACCGAATCGGAGTATAGCGCGTTCGCCAGCTCGCTCGCCGAACAGCGTACGGTCCCCGACGAGATCATGGAGATGCTCGCGGACCTGGCGGCCGCCGACCAGCATCCGATGGGCGCGCTCCAGGCCGCCGTGGCGGCCCTCGCCGGCTACGACGACAACGTCGAGGTCGACCCCGAGAACGACCTCGACGGGGTCGTCGAGATGGGCCAATCCATCGCCGCGAAGCTCGCGACCATCACCGCCGCGTACAACCGGCTCCGCGAGGGCAAAGAGCCCGTCGAACCACGCGAGGACCTCTCGCACGCGGCCAACTTCCTCTACATGCTCCACGGCGAGGAACCGGATCAGGCCCACGTCGAGGCGATGGACACCGCCCTCCAGATCCACATGGAACACGGGACCAACGCGTCGACGTTCACGACGCGGGTCATCGCGAGTACTCTCGCGAACCCCTACGAGGCCGTCGCGGGCGGTATCGGGGCGCTCTCGGGCCCGCTGCACGGCGGCGCCAACGAGGACGTCCTCAACATGCTCGGGGAGATCGACGAGAGCGGGGCAGACGTCGGTGACTGGATCGACAGCCGCCTCGACGAGGGTGGTGTCGTCTACGGGTACGGCCACCGCGTCTACAACGTCAAAGACCCCCGTGCGTACATCCTCCAGGAACACGCCGAGACGCTCATCGGCGAGGACGGCGGCGACGACAAGTGGTACAAGCTGGCCCGCGAGGTCGAATCGCACATGGACTCCCTCGGCCTCGAGGAGAAGGGCATCGCGCCCAACGTCGACTTCTTCTCGGGCACCGTCTACAAGCAGATGCAGATCCCGACGGACATCTACACTAACCTGTTCACGATGAGCCGCATCGGCGGCTGGATCGGCCACATCATCGAACAGTACGAGGACAACCGCATCATTCGGCCGCGGGCCCGCTACGTCGGCGACGTCGACAACGACTGGACGCCGCTGGACGCGCGGTGA
- a CDS encoding succinylglutamate desuccinylase/aspartoacylase family protein, whose amino-acid sequence MRRLGSASAAPGEVDTGRLVVGETRDGAEFGLPVAVVNGDRAGKTLYIQAVSDGDELNGLGVVSRVVPQIDPGDLAGEVLVVGIANYHAYQVAEHRNPIDDTKLNRAYPGDPNGSSSERIASATFEVATEADIILDLHQGSTSQMIDEARVRCGRHHRLHDECLELARTFGAGHILDQRGPEGQLARVAPDEGIPTIDPELGGTVGWDEESIETGVQGVFNVLEHYGFLDGDPTPGVQVRARDFDRYGAPSGGLVRFHVDLGAGVTRGDVLFEITDVFGSLKARITADRDGVFWRARRLPQVATGEYVCSVGTEVDSV is encoded by the coding sequence ATGAGAAGGCTCGGCTCTGCGAGCGCTGCGCCGGGGGAGGTCGACACTGGTCGACTGGTCGTCGGGGAGACCAGAGACGGAGCGGAGTTCGGCCTGCCAGTGGCGGTCGTCAACGGGGACCGTGCGGGGAAGACACTCTACATCCAGGCGGTCAGCGATGGCGACGAACTCAACGGCCTCGGGGTGGTGAGCCGCGTCGTCCCCCAGATCGACCCGGGCGACCTCGCGGGCGAGGTGCTGGTGGTCGGCATCGCGAACTATCACGCCTACCAGGTCGCCGAGCACCGCAACCCCATCGACGACACCAAACTCAACCGGGCCTACCCCGGCGACCCGAACGGGAGCTCCTCGGAACGCATCGCCAGTGCCACCTTCGAGGTGGCGACGGAGGCCGACATCATCCTCGACCTCCACCAGGGCTCGACCTCGCAGATGATCGACGAGGCGCGGGTCCGCTGTGGGCGTCATCACCGACTCCACGACGAGTGCCTCGAACTCGCCCGCACCTTCGGCGCCGGCCACATCCTGGATCAGCGCGGTCCGGAGGGACAACTGGCGCGGGTCGCCCCCGACGAGGGTATCCCGACCATCGACCCGGAACTCGGCGGGACGGTCGGGTGGGACGAGGAGAGCATCGAGACCGGCGTCCAGGGCGTCTTCAACGTCCTCGAACACTACGGATTCCTCGACGGCGATCCCACACCGGGTGTGCAGGTGAGAGCGAGGGATTTCGACCGATACGGCGCTCCGTCGGGCGGGTTGGTCCGCTTCCACGTCGATCTGGGTGCGGGGGTCACCCGCGGCGACGTCCTCTTCGAGATCACCGACGTCTTCGGGTCGCTGAAGGCGCGCATCACGGCGGACCGCGACGGGGTGTTCTGGCGGGCCCGCCGACTCCCGCAGGTCGCGACGGGCGAGTACGTCTGTTCGGTCGGTACCGAGGTGGACTCGGTCTGA
- the citZ gene encoding citrate synthase has translation MTDQLHKGLEGVLVAESELSYIDGDEGTLLYRGYSIEDLAEGASYEEVLYLLWNGSLPTRAELEAFEESMAAERAVDDGIYDTLETLAAADEEPMAALRTATSMLSTEEPEGDAEPEDLEAATRKGRRITAKIPTVLAAFDRLRNGQDPVEPREDLSLAANFLYMLTGEKPDPVAAETFDMALILHADHGFNASTFTGMVISSTLADVYSAVTGGIGALSGPLHGGANQDVMETLMEIDESHMDPRDWVVDAIDQGRRIPGWGHRVYNVKDPRAKILQSKLDDLSESSGERKWYEYTTTIETYLTEEIGLPEKDIAPNVDFYSGSVYYQLGIPIDMYTPIFAMSRAGGWIGHILEYQEDNRLIRPRARYVGSTSEEFVPIDDR, from the coding sequence ATGACAGACCAGCTCCACAAGGGACTCGAGGGCGTGCTCGTCGCCGAGTCCGAACTCAGCTACATCGACGGGGACGAGGGGACGCTACTCTACCGCGGCTATTCGATCGAAGACCTCGCCGAGGGCGCGAGCTACGAGGAGGTCCTGTATCTCCTCTGGAACGGATCGCTTCCGACGCGCGCGGAACTCGAGGCGTTCGAGGAATCGATGGCTGCCGAGCGCGCCGTCGACGACGGCATTTACGACACGCTCGAGACCCTCGCGGCCGCCGACGAGGAACCGATGGCCGCCCTCCGGACGGCGACCTCGATGCTCTCCACCGAGGAACCGGAAGGCGACGCCGAGCCGGAGGACCTCGAAGCCGCCACCCGGAAGGGGCGTCGTATCACGGCGAAGATCCCCACCGTGCTCGCGGCCTTCGATCGACTTCGTAACGGGCAGGACCCGGTCGAGCCACGCGAGGACCTCTCGCTCGCGGCCAACTTCCTGTACATGCTCACCGGCGAAAAACCGGACCCGGTGGCCGCCGAGACCTTCGACATGGCGCTCATCCTGCACGCCGACCACGGGTTCAACGCCTCCACGTTCACCGGGATGGTCATCTCCAGTACGCTGGCCGACGTCTACAGCGCGGTAACCGGCGGTATCGGCGCGCTCTCGGGCCCACTGCACGGCGGTGCCAACCAGGACGTGATGGAGACCCTGATGGAGATCGACGAGAGCCACATGGACCCGCGTGACTGGGTCGTCGACGCCATCGACCAGGGGCGACGCATTCCCGGGTGGGGCCACCGCGTCTACAACGTCAAGGACCCGCGAGCGAAGATCCTCCAGTCCAAACTCGACGACCTGAGCGAGAGTTCGGGCGAGCGCAAGTGGTACGAGTACACCACGACCATCGAGACGTACCTCACGGAGGAAATCGGCCTCCCCGAGAAGGACATCGCCCCGAACGTCGACTTCTACTCCGGATCGGTGTACTACCAGCTCGGCATCCCGATCGACATGTACACCCCCATCTTCGCGATGAGTCGCGCCGGCGGCTGGATCGGGCACATCCTCGAGTACCAGGAGGACAACCGACTCATCCGACCGCGGGCCCGCTACGTCGGGTCCACGTCCGAGGAGTTCGTCCCCATCGACGATCGATAG
- a CDS encoding potassium channel family protein, protein MAGRVEYEPASVKDLLAEMKDTAELLIDLSYSAVLHRSDAVAEEVLALEERMDVLQLRARMSLLLAARNPEDAETLAPVLGIIGAAEKVSDAAGDIAKVVLEDIGVPDDIRSALPEAVESLVRGQLVESSAYADRTLGDSNMETETGVRVLAIRRGGDWVMNPDQATTLRAGDALLLRGPEAGIETVYEAVTGSSYERLEPLEPKVEDLERAVDSLVLMKNMSELAVDLAYGSVLFHSTDLAEEVVELEAEVDALKSRFEAWTLRAAGRVDDPVSLRGLMQIATSTEVISDAALEISEGVLRGLDTHVVVQEAVEESDEIIARTTVAQGSVLDGTTIGERAVKTETGMRVIAVRRPGTGGDEWVVQPGPTTALEAGDILIAKGTRAGADRLRDLAGRDPIHDE, encoded by the coding sequence ATGGCTGGTCGCGTCGAGTACGAACCCGCGAGCGTCAAAGACCTCCTCGCGGAGATGAAAGACACCGCCGAACTCCTCATCGACCTCTCGTATTCGGCGGTGCTCCACCGGAGCGACGCCGTCGCCGAAGAGGTGCTGGCCCTCGAAGAGCGCATGGACGTCCTGCAGTTGCGCGCCCGGATGAGTCTGTTACTCGCGGCGCGCAACCCGGAGGACGCGGAGACGCTCGCGCCCGTCCTGGGGATCATCGGGGCGGCGGAGAAGGTGAGCGACGCGGCAGGCGACATCGCCAAGGTCGTCCTCGAGGACATCGGCGTCCCCGACGACATCCGCTCGGCACTGCCCGAGGCGGTCGAGAGTCTGGTGCGTGGGCAACTCGTCGAATCCTCCGCTTACGCGGACCGCACGCTCGGCGACAGCAACATGGAGACGGAGACCGGCGTCCGCGTGCTCGCCATCCGTCGCGGCGGTGACTGGGTGATGAACCCCGATCAGGCCACCACCCTACGCGCCGGTGACGCCCTCCTGCTCCGAGGCCCCGAAGCTGGTATAGAGACCGTCTACGAGGCTGTCACGGGGAGTTCCTACGAACGCCTCGAACCGCTGGAGCCGAAGGTCGAGGATCTCGAACGGGCCGTCGACTCGCTGGTGTTGATGAAGAACATGAGCGAGCTCGCGGTCGACCTGGCTTACGGCAGCGTTCTCTTTCACAGCACCGACCTCGCCGAAGAGGTCGTCGAGCTCGAAGCCGAGGTCGACGCGTTGAAATCGAGGTTCGAGGCGTGGACGCTGCGGGCCGCCGGTCGCGTCGACGATCCCGTCTCGCTCCGAGGCCTCATGCAGATCGCGACCTCGACGGAGGTTATCAGCGACGCGGCCCTGGAGATCTCCGAGGGCGTCCTCAGGGGACTCGACACCCACGTCGTGGTTCAGGAGGCCGTCGAGGAGTCGGACGAGATCATCGCCCGGACGACGGTCGCCCAGGGGAGCGTCCTCGACGGGACCACGATCGGCGAACGGGCCGTCAAAACCGAGACGGGGATGCGAGTCATCGCAGTCCGGCGGCCGGGAACGGGCGGCGACGAGTGGGTCGTCCAGCCCGGTCCCACGACGGCCCTCGAGGCCGGTGACATCCTCATCGCCAAGGGGACTCGTGCCGGGGCGGATCGACTTCGCGACCTCGCCGGCCGGGACCCCATCCACGACGAATAG